The sequence GAAGAAGTCAAAGATCCGAGGACCTTGGCAGTAGAAACGGAAGTAGTGACACAAAAATACTAATTATGGTATTCTTACATTGGCATCGTGCCACATCCGTGTAATTTGGCAAGCAGTcataattattttctttgtgAATTGTGAATTCCCAAGATAATCGAACATGAAATGAAAAGACTCAGCCGCATGTATGAAGATCGAAATTACAGAAGTCATAGTAGTCGCCATTAAGTACTAGCTAGTGCTCAAATCACAAACTAACACATATATACATCGACATTTATTAATAGTTACACGAACTTACAACAAAGAAACATATATGAATTCCCAACAACTTGATCGATTAATAAGGCCTCTCACCAATAACATTCCCTGGAGGATAATAATTACAAGTCATGAACGAATCTCCACTGTCGCAAACAACACGAGCACACCCGATTCTCCTCGTACTTCCCCACACGATCTGTGTGTAATGTCCGCATTGCTGCCCTTCGACGCAACTATTGCTCCTGTAACTGTAGTACTTCTCTTCGTCCGCCCACGCCCGCACCGCATCCATCGGAGTCCAAGTCGAGCCACTTCCCCAATATACGTTCTCGCCTAACTTGAAACCATCCTCGGGGAACGAGTGAGCTAGTTTGCAATCTGCTTGTCTTTGTTGGGCCCACCACCTGGCGTAATTTGCCAGCTCGGAATCCCATATGAGCGGCAACTCCAACTTTCTTGCCCTTACCAAGTTGTGGCCGAACAAGAATTGTACTGATTCGCCAAGGCAATTCAAACAAAGTTGCTTTGAGATTTTGTAGATGGTTTCGTTGTTTGTTCTCGCGTCCGAGATGGTTTCGATGGTTGCGAGGATTATGAGTATAAAGAGGATATTTGGCTTCATATTTCTGATTCTTGGAAATTAAAGCTATAAGTTTGATGGTACTGGTGTGGATCGGAGCAAGCGTTTTCGGCTACTACAGATGCCTTATAGGTATATATTTTGAGAGGACATACATGAATGATTTTTTCTTGTCTTGCATGCAGTTATATAACAATTTTACAGATTATTCTTTAAGTACATTAATGGAAAACCTTAATTtttacacacacaaacacacaagtACGTAGTAGTGGATCGTCAAAGTTCTATAATTCAatacaaattaaaaatgaattggAGTTGGGGAGAAATGGATGGAGCcatacatttaatttaatttgcatgTAGTGGGGTCAAATCACACTAGTGTGTGTTGTTTTGGTAGAGTGGAATAATATTAACTTTTGTGCATGTTGTGTGGCAGCAATggacaaaatatatcatttaatttgCAGACTCGTGACGACGTTTTTATGAACCCGTGAGCTTCATCCTATCCGGGACACCAAAACGTGGCACTTCGAACCACCGCCACTATGTCCATATCTAATTGGCCGAAaccatctatatatatatatatatatatataaaatttgtataattaaaaaatgataataaataaaacacatatataacgATATAAATTGAaacaaactcaaaaaaaaaaaaaaaNATTAAATTAATTGCTCTCTCTCTTCTTTTTGCACTTACCCATGTGTAGTTTTTTAAGAGAAACCGGATGTCAAATCTATGATCTCAAATgcaatttcaagaaaaataacaaacttttcAATTTAAGCTCTTAGCAATTTACAAATACTCAAAATAACAATTGTAGTAAGGTAGAATCTTTGTGAGTTTCAAAGAGATTAAAGAGATAAATAAtggttataaaatttaaatcgtgattaatattaatatttaatttgacaTACATGATCATTGACTCATTAACTTAAGAATAAATAAtgttagaaaattaaaaataataaaaataaaaataatatagaatacaattttaatatatgtcttatgatattaaaattttaacatatgtCTATGAGGAGTCTGTCGATTTGTGTAGATGATTTTTGTTTTGTACAATTGGAcaactaaatttaattaaataaatattaatatatttaatttttcaggAACAATAGTTATATTGTAATGtactgaaa comes from Primulina huaijiensis isolate GDHJ02 chromosome 5, ASM1229523v2, whole genome shotgun sequence and encodes:
- the LOC140976593 gene encoding pathogenesis-related protein PR-1, whose product is MKPNILFILIILATIETISDARTNNETIYKISKQLCLNCLGESVQFLFGHNLVRARKLELPLIWDSELANYARWWAQQRQADCKLAHSFPEDGFKLGENVYWGSGSTWTPMDAVRAWADEEKYYSYRSNSCVEGQQCGHYTQIVWGSTRRIGCARVVCDSGDSFMTCNYYPPGNVIGERPY